The Apis mellifera strain DH4 linkage group LG8, Amel_HAv3.1, whole genome shotgun sequence genome contains a region encoding:
- the LOC727647 gene encoding uncharacterized protein LOC727647 yields MARQQIADRNIPHLRDIFGFGNKWENTRLQVEEKAPGHDSAVSIGSTSGEEESPKNSKKKKSRRRDNSKTLTETDVKHLERHLSMKKTIRKKIMRDLQQAFVEDPNEFRVDDIPPEQLKAEINIQSLSFGTPSQKQGRTRGNTENTFLDMLRAGDGLEKNSGDGDRDSGHGGSPTRETSNTQDTDDESTYPYDTPVATPSKKSGNFWRRFTMKNRNKR; encoded by the exons ATGGCAAGACAACAAATAGCTGATAGAAATATTCCCCATCTTCGAGATATCTTTGGATTTGGTAACAAATGGGAGAATACGCGTCTTCAAGTCGAAGAAAAAGCACCAGGACATGACAGTGCCGTATCCATTGGTTCAACTTCTGGTGAAGAGGAAAGTCCTAAGAACAGCAAGAAAAAGAAGTCGCGACGTCGTGATAATAGCAAAACTTTAACGGAAACCGATGTGAAACATCTGGAAAGACATCTATCCATGAAAAAAACTATTCGCAAAAAAATTATGCGTGATTTGCAGCAAGCGTTTGTCGAGGATCCAAATGAGTTCCGGGTAGATGATATACCACCAGAACAACTTAAGGCAGAAATCAATATTCAGAGTCTGAGTTTTGGGACACCATCACAGAAACAAGGTCGTACACGTGGAAATACAGAGAATACGTTCTTAGATATGTTACGTGCTGGAGatg gtcTTGAAAAGAATTCTGGAGATGGAGATAGAGATTCTGGACATGGTGGTTCCCCTACAAGGGAAACTTCTAACACACAAGATACAGATGATGAATCTACTTATCCTTATGATACTCCGGTTGCAACGCCATCGAAGAAGAGTGGTAATTTCTGGAGACGTTTTACTATGAAAAATCGTAATAAGCGATAA